A DNA window from Streptomyces sp. CA-278952 contains the following coding sequences:
- a CDS encoding TetR/AcrR family transcriptional regulator → MAEKNGAGGGDLPASLEAAWGLRGRPAKGPKPGLSLERIVAAAVGVAAADGLAAVSMGRVAQELGASTMSLYRYVSAKDELYVLMHEAAIGPPEPLSSVEAGAGWRAALTEWASAQRERYHAHLWALRIPIGGPPATPNSIAWWEQGLQALGGSRLGEGDKTSVILLVSNFVRSEALMMSDLAAAVAARGITPEELMASHERTLKRLVDPERHPGITRQLETGVMSEPDEADYEFGFGMGVLLDGVEALVRRATGGSGASGGDVESP, encoded by the coding sequence GTGGCGGAGAAGAACGGCGCGGGCGGCGGCGACCTGCCGGCCAGCCTGGAGGCGGCCTGGGGGCTGCGGGGCCGCCCGGCCAAGGGCCCGAAGCCCGGCCTGAGCCTGGAGCGGATCGTGGCCGCGGCGGTGGGCGTCGCGGCGGCGGACGGGCTCGCGGCCGTGTCCATGGGCCGGGTCGCCCAGGAGCTCGGCGCGTCCACGATGTCCCTGTACCGGTACGTCTCCGCCAAGGACGAGCTGTACGTCCTGATGCACGAGGCGGCCATCGGCCCGCCGGAGCCCCTCTCCTCAGTGGAGGCCGGTGCGGGCTGGCGGGCGGCGCTCACCGAATGGGCCTCCGCGCAGCGCGAGCGCTACCACGCCCACCTCTGGGCGCTCCGGATCCCCATCGGCGGCCCGCCCGCGACCCCGAATTCGATCGCGTGGTGGGAGCAGGGGCTCCAGGCGCTGGGGGGCAGCCGTCTCGGCGAAGGTGACAAAACCTCGGTGATCCTGCTGGTCTCGAACTTCGTGCGCAGCGAGGCGCTGATGATGAGCGACCTGGCGGCAGCCGTCGCCGCGCGCGGGATCACGCCCGAGGAGTTGATGGCTTCCCACGAACGCACCCTCAAGCGGCTCGTCGACCCCGAGCGGCACCCGGGGATCACCCGGCAGCTGGAGACCGGGGTCATGAGCGAGCCGGACGAGGCGGACTACGAGTTCGGCTTCGGCATGGGCGTGCTGCTGGACGGGGTGGAGGCGCTGGTCCGTAGGGCGACCGGCGGCTCCGGCGCCTCCGGCGGCGATGTCGAGTCCCCTTGA
- a CDS encoding TetR family transcriptional regulator, translating into MVMSGEETGSGPGSGADVRVPGRTSERPPAPVGLRERKKRLTYQAVSDAAITMFLERGFDKVSVAEVAAAADISKPTLFRYFPAKEDLVLHRFADHEEESARVVAERPPGESPLDALRRHFLDGLDRRDPVTGLCDVPEVLAFLRLLYGTPSLVARMYAYQGRSEAALARALGGGLPARLAAGQIVAVLRILALENWRRIDAGESAEGVHASAVRAAEQAFVQLRTGLEPQPRS; encoded by the coding sequence ATGGTCATGAGCGGAGAGGAAACCGGGAGCGGGCCCGGGAGCGGGGCCGATGTGCGGGTCCCCGGCCGGACGTCGGAGCGTCCCCCGGCACCGGTCGGTCTGCGGGAGCGCAAGAAGCGGCTGACCTATCAGGCGGTCTCCGACGCGGCCATCACGATGTTTCTGGAGCGCGGCTTCGACAAGGTGTCCGTGGCGGAGGTGGCGGCCGCGGCGGACATCTCCAAGCCGACGCTCTTCCGGTACTTCCCCGCCAAGGAGGACCTGGTCCTGCACCGGTTCGCCGACCACGAGGAGGAGTCCGCCCGGGTGGTCGCCGAACGGCCCCCCGGCGAGAGCCCGCTGGACGCCCTGCGCCGCCACTTCCTCGACGGCCTCGACCGGCGCGACCCGGTGACCGGGCTCTGTGACGTACCGGAAGTGCTCGCGTTCCTCCGCCTGTTGTACGGAACGCCGTCCCTGGTCGCCCGCATGTACGCCTACCAGGGCCGCTCCGAGGCGGCACTCGCCCGCGCCCTCGGCGGCGGGTTGCCCGCACGGCTCGCGGCCGGGCAGATCGTCGCCGTCCTGCGCATCCTGGCCCTGGAGAACTGGCGGCGGATCGACGCGGGGGAGAGCGCGGAGGGCGTCCACGCGTCGGCGGTACGGGCGGCCGAGCAGGCGTTCGTCCAGTTGCGGACGGGGCTGGAGCCTCAGCCGCGTAGCTGA
- a CDS encoding phosphotransferase, producing MTGAAGRDPEVLSGGLANAGTVVRHGDAVERPAPPHAAALHAHLRALRDQGFDGVPVPLGVSSSGLRERLTYVPGEVAIAPHPPWAWTDEALRSVGVLLRRMHDAAAGVPFDRAAHWPSDLADPEGVTAPGAVVCHNDACLENVVFRDGRAAALIDFDLAAPGRPVWDVAMVARYWAPMRGRAGLDPSHRLRVLADGYVLGRADRAALPRVIEQATAVCRAFVERRVERGDAAYTAAYEESGRAVWDRHQTWLADHRRALTAALLAA from the coding sequence GTGACGGGCGCCGCGGGCCGGGACCCGGAGGTGCTGTCCGGCGGGCTGGCCAACGCCGGAACCGTCGTCCGTCACGGCGACGCCGTCGAACGCCCCGCCCCACCGCATGCCGCCGCCCTGCACGCCCACCTCCGGGCCCTCCGGGACCAGGGGTTCGACGGGGTGCCGGTACCCCTGGGGGTCTCCTCCTCCGGGCTCCGCGAGCGGCTCACGTACGTGCCCGGCGAGGTCGCCATCGCCCCGCATCCGCCCTGGGCCTGGACGGATGAGGCCCTGCGCTCCGTGGGCGTGCTGCTTCGGCGGATGCACGACGCGGCGGCGGGCGTTCCGTTCGACCGCGCGGCCCACTGGCCCTCCGACCTGGCCGACCCGGAGGGGGTGACGGCTCCCGGCGCGGTGGTCTGCCACAACGACGCGTGCCTGGAGAACGTGGTGTTCCGGGACGGCCGCGCCGCCGCGCTCATCGACTTCGACCTGGCCGCGCCCGGCCGCCCGGTGTGGGACGTGGCCATGGTGGCGCGCTACTGGGCGCCGATGCGGGGCCGCGCCGGCCTCGACCCGTCGCACCGGCTGCGCGTCCTGGCCGATGGTTACGTGCTCGGGCGCGCGGACCGGGCCGCCCTGCCCCGGGTGATCGAGCAGGCCACCGCGGTGTGCCGGGCGTTCGTCGAGCGGCGGGTGGAGCGGGGCGACGCGGCGTACACGGCGGCGTACGAGGAGAGCGGGCGTGCGGTGTGGGACCGGCACCAGACCTGGCTGGCGGACCACCGCCGCGCGCTGACCGCGGCCCTGCTCGCCGCCTGA
- a CDS encoding HAD family hydrolase: MCTRSTTRDNDAPAAPPVAPPAPGGRAFDAVLCDLDNVVRFYDTAPLAALERAAGLPEGTTTGIAYAPEVDLPLLLGRITPDAWVAAIAAGLVERVGADRARALGRALADAPFWADEEVVALLRRARTHVPLVIVTNATPQLSADLALLGLSDLADAVVSSAVEQVAKPDPAIYRIAAGRAGVPPARCLFVDDRQENVDAATALGMTGALYREPADLRRALGPCAEYAGERG, from the coding sequence ATGTGTACGCGATCCACCACCCGCGACAACGACGCTCCGGCAGCACCTCCCGTGGCCCCTCCGGCCCCTGGGGGGCGCGCCTTCGACGCCGTGCTCTGCGATCTCGACAACGTCGTCCGCTTCTACGACACCGCCCCGCTCGCCGCCCTGGAGCGGGCCGCCGGACTGCCGGAGGGCACCACGACCGGCATCGCCTACGCACCCGAGGTCGACCTCCCGCTGCTCCTGGGCCGGATCACCCCGGACGCCTGGGTGGCGGCCATCGCCGCCGGGCTCGTGGAGCGGGTGGGCGCGGACCGGGCCCGCGCACTGGGCCGGGCACTCGCGGACGCGCCGTTCTGGGCCGACGAGGAGGTGGTGGCACTGCTGCGCCGGGCCAGGACCCACGTCCCCCTGGTGATCGTCACCAACGCGACCCCCCAACTGAGCGCTGATCTAGCCCTGTTGGGCCTGTCCGACCTGGCCGACGCGGTCGTGAGCAGCGCGGTGGAGCAGGTGGCCAAGCCCGACCCGGCGATCTACCGCATCGCGGCCGGGCGGGCGGGCGTACCGCCGGCCCGGTGCCTGTTCGTGGACGACCGACAGGAGAACGTCGACGCCGCCACCGCCCTCGGCATGACCGGCGCCCTCTACCGTGAACCGGCCGATCTGCGCAGGGCGTTGGGGCCGTGCGCAGAGTACGCCGGGGAGCGTGGGTGA
- a CDS encoding alpha/beta fold hydrolase: protein MHTQPTFILVHGAFANSFSFAPLQAELALLGHRSVAVDLPGHGFEATSPTSYQAPQDLAALATEPGGIKGVTLADNAARVIDVLERAKRNGPTVLVAHSRGGITATAVANARPDLIDRIVYVSAWCPVELEVGDYYAQPEMADVDAGALTAALVGNPAELGLLRFNFRTADPTALTALKQAFAADLTDDEFRTFLSTFQCDENLDAGTAADRAQATTWGRIPRTYVRLAADASVPPAVQDRMIREADTLTPDNPFDVRTLAGSHLRWLVHPKPAAELLADLAAL, encoded by the coding sequence ATGCATACTCAACCGACGTTCATCCTGGTCCACGGGGCCTTCGCAAACTCGTTCTCGTTCGCGCCGCTCCAGGCCGAACTCGCCCTGCTCGGGCACCGATCGGTCGCGGTCGACCTCCCGGGGCACGGATTCGAGGCGACTTCGCCGACGTCCTACCAGGCTCCCCAGGATCTCGCCGCCCTCGCCACGGAGCCGGGAGGCATCAAGGGAGTCACGCTCGCGGACAACGCCGCCCGCGTGATCGACGTCCTCGAACGGGCCAAGCGGAACGGCCCCACCGTCCTCGTCGCCCACAGCAGGGGCGGCATCACGGCCACCGCCGTCGCCAACGCCCGGCCCGACCTGATCGACCGGATCGTCTACGTCTCCGCCTGGTGCCCCGTCGAGCTGGAGGTGGGCGACTACTACGCCCAGCCGGAGATGGCCGACGTCGACGCGGGAGCCCTCACCGCCGCACTCGTCGGGAACCCGGCCGAACTCGGGCTGCTGCGCTTCAACTTCCGCACGGCCGACCCGACAGCGCTCACTGCGCTCAAGCAGGCCTTCGCCGCCGACCTCACCGATGACGAGTTCCGGACCTTCCTCAGCACCTTCCAGTGCGACGAGAACCTCGACGCCGGTACGGCCGCCGACCGGGCACAGGCCACGACCTGGGGCCGGATACCCAGGACCTACGTCCGCCTGGCCGCCGACGCCAGCGTTCCGCCCGCCGTGCAGGACCGCATGATCCGCGAGGCCGACACGCTCACGCCCGACAACCCCTTCGACGTCCGGACGCTCGCCGGCAGTCACCTGCGCTGGCTCGTCCACCCGAAGCCCGCCGCCGAGCTGCTCGCCGACCTCGCGGCGCTCTGA
- a CDS encoding barstar family protein, with protein MIAAVHENGDERVSARYTLTETEHGHVWGVCAEAEGLFGEPQRGTYELFGWVPEVSGVRAWLGSRVWLVPDDEPLDAWLLEDAERLGELRGTDNLSLTGMDDCEGPPEGYRGRVRLHDGHRWLGSCREFTRILPSNEAPPPLVLRGLAPSDQLRAALMKGTRRALDLEEAALEIRDGEGELLADRPLWATVSGWRPSACGADLIDLELDAGRFTPVPEYARPVWERWLSGPPDAVNAWAGLDTRRRGAWHDLVQERACLRTHRDRPAGHPYELDGRHITDQPALYLALGEAVNGPGGYFGGCLAALDDCLRGTFGYTAPATLLWRDAATARGYLSHALTPDGQPYDLFSEVLESLAEGGMDVTLA; from the coding sequence ATCATTGCCGCTGTGCATGAGAACGGGGACGAGCGCGTCAGCGCCCGGTACACGCTGACCGAGACCGAGCACGGCCATGTCTGGGGCGTCTGCGCCGAGGCGGAGGGGCTGTTCGGGGAACCTCAGCGTGGGACGTACGAGCTGTTCGGTTGGGTGCCGGAGGTGTCCGGCGTACGCGCTTGGCTCGGCAGCCGGGTGTGGCTGGTGCCGGACGACGAGCCACTCGACGCCTGGCTACTGGAGGACGCAGAGCGCTTGGGGGAACTGCGCGGGACGGACAATCTGTCGCTCACCGGCATGGACGACTGCGAAGGTCCGCCCGAGGGCTACAGAGGGCGCGTCCGCCTGCACGACGGGCACCGCTGGCTGGGCTCCTGCCGGGAGTTCACCCGTATCCTGCCGTCCAACGAGGCGCCACCCCCGCTGGTCCTGCGGGGGCTCGCCCCGAGTGATCAGCTGAGAGCGGCGCTGATGAAGGGGACCCGGCGGGCGCTGGATCTGGAGGAGGCCGCTCTGGAGATACGGGATGGCGAAGGCGAGCTGCTTGCTGATCGACCGCTGTGGGCCACAGTCAGTGGCTGGCGTCCGTCCGCATGCGGAGCAGACCTGATCGACCTGGAGCTCGACGCGGGCCGCTTCACACCCGTTCCCGAATACGCCCGGCCCGTCTGGGAGCGGTGGCTCTCCGGGCCGCCGGACGCCGTGAACGCCTGGGCCGGCCTCGATACCCGCCGCCGCGGGGCCTGGCATGACCTCGTCCAGGAGCGGGCCTGCCTGCGTACCCACCGTGACCGGCCGGCCGGTCACCCCTACGAACTCGACGGCCGGCACATCACCGACCAACCAGCCCTCTACCTGGCACTCGGCGAGGCGGTCAACGGGCCGGGCGGCTACTTCGGCGGCTGTCTCGCCGCCCTTGACGACTGCCTGCGCGGCACCTTCGGCTACACCGCCCCCGCCACCCTGCTCTGGCGAGACGCAGCGACCGCACGCGGGTACCTGTCCCACGCCCTGACACCGGATGGCCAGCCCTACGACCTGTTCTCCGAAGTCCTTGAGTCCCTGGCCGAGGGTGGCATGGATGTCACCCTGGCATGA
- a CDS encoding helix-turn-helix domain-containing protein produces the protein MASLNVGNLGEYLREQRRAAQLSLRQLADATGVSNPYLSQIERGLRKPSADVLQQVAKALRISAETLYVRAGILDEREREELETRAVILADPSINERQKNVLLQIYDSFRRENGFVPGPGADGRADADADDAAGGDAGPRNGDGAGADATEDQDPHS, from the coding sequence ATGGCATCACTCAACGTCGGCAATCTCGGTGAGTACCTGCGGGAGCAGCGCCGTGCAGCGCAGCTCTCGCTGCGGCAGCTCGCCGATGCGACCGGGGTGTCGAACCCGTATCTCAGCCAGATCGAGCGCGGTCTGCGCAAGCCCAGCGCGGACGTGCTCCAGCAGGTCGCCAAGGCGCTGCGGATCTCGGCCGAGACCCTGTACGTACGTGCGGGGATCCTCGACGAGCGGGAGCGGGAGGAGCTGGAGACGCGGGCGGTCATTCTGGCCGATCCGTCGATCAACGAGCGGCAGAAGAACGTGCTGCTGCAGATCTACGACTCCTTCCGCCGCGAGAACGGATTCGTCCCAGGCCCCGGCGCGGACGGGAGAGCGGACGCCGACGCCGACGACGCCGCGGGCGGCGACGCCGGGCCCCGTAACGGCGACGGCGCCGGTGCGGACGCCACCGAAGACCAAGACCCTCACAGCTGA
- a CDS encoding DUF2516 family protein has translation MLLSAFGSLLQLLYLAMLVLAVVAFVFAATAREDAYRAADKKKKSFWLVILGVAVAVNLLIPMLFLQLAGVVASIVFMVDVRPALKAVSGGGGGGGRSGGSSSDGPYGPYNGGR, from the coding sequence ATGTTGCTCTCAGCGTTCGGCTCGCTCCTCCAGCTGCTCTATCTGGCGATGCTGGTGCTGGCCGTGGTCGCGTTCGTCTTCGCGGCGACCGCCCGTGAGGACGCCTACCGTGCCGCGGACAAGAAGAAGAAGTCTTTCTGGCTGGTGATCCTCGGTGTCGCCGTCGCCGTGAACCTGCTGATCCCGATGCTCTTCCTGCAGCTCGCGGGTGTGGTCGCGTCGATCGTGTTCATGGTCGACGTGCGCCCCGCGCTCAAGGCGGTCTCGGGCGGCGGCGGCGGTGGTGGCCGCAGCGGTGGCTCCAGCAGCGACGGTCCGTACGGTCCTTACAACGGCGGGCGCTGA